From the Chitinophaga lutea genome, the window CGACAACTGGCAAACGCCGGGGTTGATAGACACGGCGCATTACACCGTCCGTTCACAATCCGCCGGTGAAATCACTTACGAATACGCCGGCAACGTGCAGAACTATTCCGGCACCAATTTCCGGCTCGGCATCACCCGCACCATCCGGCTGCTGAACAGCCAGGCGATTGCCGCCCGCATCAGCGCCGCATTGCCCGAAGGCATTAAAAGCGTGGCTTACGAAACGGAAAACGTGCTCACCAATACCGGCGACAGCGCCTGGCAGGAAGAACGCGGCCTCATGAGCATCTGGCTGCTCGGCATGTTCAAACCATCGCCGCAGACCGCCGTGATCGCGCCGTTCAAAAACCTCCCCGACGCACGGAAACACATCACCGACGATTATTTCGGCAAGATACCGCCACAGAACCTGCAGGTCAAAGACAGCCTGCTGCTCTTCCGTGCGGACGGCAAGGCGCGCGGCAAACTCGGCCTCTCCCCGCAGGTGGCCAAACCCGCGGCCGGCAGCATCGACCTCGAGAACAACACCCTCACCGTGCTCTTCTACGACGTGGTGCCCGATGGCCGTTATGTAAACTCGAAATGGGAGCTGCAGAAAGAACCGTTTAAAGGCGATGCCGTGAATTGTTATAACGACGGCCCGTTGGCAGACGGCTCACAGATGGGGCCTTTTTACGAAGTGGAATCATCGTCAGACGCCAGGGCCCTGAAACCCGGCGAATCCCTGACCTACCGGCAGGTGACCATGCATTTCGAGGGCAGCCGCGAGGCCCTGCAAACGCTCGCGCAGCAGCTGTGGCAACTGCCGCTGGGTGATGTGCAACAATTCCTCCAAACAAAATAATCCCGTATGAATACCATCCGCATTTATAAAACACCGGGCGCGCTCCTCGCCTTTCACCAGGGGCAGTATTATTCCTTCCTGACCGACTGGAACAGCTTCGTGAACAGGAAAGGCCTCTACCAGGCCATCCTGACCGAACTGAACA encodes:
- a CDS encoding DUF6786 family protein; this encodes MKLNILAGSLLAVTIGCNEAAEKKDAPPGNFGEDVAFLQKHLQNVVVLQSSGDSSRVVVTGDYQARVMTSTAGGDAGKSFGWLNYGLIASGKLNPHINAFGGEERFWLGPEGGQYSLFFPPGKPFDFDNWQTPGLIDTAHYTVRSQSAGEITYEYAGNVQNYSGTNFRLGITRTIRLLNSQAIAARISAALPEGIKSVAYETENVLTNTGDSAWQEERGLMSIWLLGMFKPSPQTAVIAPFKNLPDARKHITDDYFGKIPPQNLQVKDSLLLFRADGKARGKLGLSPQVAKPAAGSIDLENNTLTVLFYDVVPDGRYVNSKWELQKEPFKGDAVNCYNDGPLADGSQMGPFYEVESSSDARALKPGESLTYRQVTMHFEGSREALQTLAQQLWQLPLGDVQQFLQTK